In one Lysobacter alkalisoli genomic region, the following are encoded:
- a CDS encoding COX15/CtaA family protein → MNTPFKAAAFSKHLHRIAWLAVALTACVIVFGAFVRLSDAGLSCPDWPTCYGRATWPGAHVEAADHAASAIRPFESHKAWREQVHRHLAAILGLLVLALTLLAVRKRRLGMTQVLAASGLVAAAIPLYMHGEHVTAALLAISGEAILLFAALRWSNKDLSRVAAFTLAVIIFQALLGMWTVTWLLKPIVVMGHLLGGLLTFSLLLWMAWRATGAPIRLADAPQLHRWVVVALVLVGVQIALGGWVSANYAALACGNDFPTCVGQWWPGTNFREGFVLWRGIGGDYEGGILDGESRIAIQLAHRIMAVAVFAWLLACALRLMRLPGMRGWGVFVLVALLLQVGLGIANVKLGLPLSVAVLHNAGAVLLLFVLVSLLARLKAPEH, encoded by the coding sequence ATGAATACTCCTTTCAAGGCCGCGGCCTTTTCCAAGCATCTGCACCGCATCGCCTGGCTGGCGGTGGCGCTGACGGCGTGCGTGATCGTGTTCGGCGCCTTCGTTCGCCTGTCCGATGCCGGCCTGAGCTGCCCCGACTGGCCGACCTGCTATGGCCGCGCGACCTGGCCAGGCGCGCACGTGGAGGCGGCAGACCATGCGGCGAGTGCGATCCGCCCGTTCGAATCCCACAAGGCCTGGCGCGAGCAGGTCCACCGCCACCTCGCCGCGATCCTCGGCCTGCTGGTGCTCGCGCTGACCCTGCTGGCGGTGCGCAAGCGCCGTCTCGGCATGACACAGGTGCTGGCCGCGTCCGGCCTGGTCGCGGCCGCGATCCCGCTCTACATGCACGGCGAGCACGTGACGGCTGCGCTGCTGGCGATCTCTGGCGAGGCGATCCTGTTGTTCGCTGCGCTGCGCTGGAGCAACAAGGATCTTTCGCGGGTAGCCGCGTTCACGCTCGCGGTGATCATTTTCCAGGCCTTGCTCGGGATGTGGACGGTCACCTGGCTGCTCAAGCCGATCGTGGTGATGGGGCATCTGCTTGGTGGCCTGCTCACGTTTTCGCTGCTGTTGTGGATGGCCTGGCGCGCGACCGGCGCACCGATCCGCCTGGCCGATGCGCCGCAGTTGCACCGTTGGGTGGTCGTGGCGCTGGTCCTGGTTGGCGTGCAGATCGCGCTGGGCGGCTGGGTCAGTGCCAACTATGCCGCGCTGGCCTGTGGCAATGATTTTCCAACCTGCGTCGGCCAGTGGTGGCCTGGCACCAACTTCCGCGAAGGCTTCGTGCTCTGGCGCGGGATCGGCGGCGACTATGAAGGCGGTATCCTCGACGGCGAGTCGCGCATCGCGATCCAGCTCGCGCACCGGATCATGGCCGTGGCCGTGTTCGCCTGGCTGCTCGCGTGCGCGCTGCGGCTGATGAGGTTGCCGGGCATGCGCGGCTGGGGCGTGTTCGTGCTGGTGGCGCTGCTGCTGCAGGTCGGCCTCGGCATCGCCAACGTCAAGCTTGGCCTGCCGCTTTCGGTGGCGGTATTGCACAACGCCGGCGCGGTGCTGCTGCTGTTCGTGCTGGTATCGCTGCTGGCGCGGCTGAAGGCACCGGAGCACTGA
- a CDS encoding twin transmembrane helix small protein: protein MSDSLKTLLVIAFLIVILWNLGAGLYYMLVDKGGSKRTVNALTRRIALSIALILLVVLANYMGWIQFHGVGRNP from the coding sequence ATGAGCGACTCACTGAAGACCCTGCTGGTCATTGCCTTCCTGATCGTCATTCTCTGGAACCTCGGTGCCGGCCTCTACTACATGCTCGTCGACAAGGGCGGAAGCAAGCGCACCGTCAACGCACTGACCCGCCGCATCGCCCTGTCCATCGCCCTGATCCTGCTGGTCGTGCTGGCCAACTACATGGGCTGGATCCAGTTCCACGGGGTCGGGCGGAATCCCTGA
- a CDS encoding cytochrome c oxidase assembly protein codes for MSASGSTGRMTVIMVGVGLCAFAFSFALVPLYRIACEKVFGIRLERSAVEGQVAALPVEERWVTVEFDGGVNSKLPWSFRPNQTTMRVQVGQPYDTTYYAHNDSDRIIVGSAVPSVAPARASGYFNKTECFCFTAQTLHAGETRDMPVRFIIDPALPADVSTVTLSYTFFKNDVLTERLALSNNDVPTTQQLAASPHGNAASAPRSAP; via the coding sequence ATGAGCGCTTCCGGCTCGACCGGCCGCATGACCGTGATCATGGTCGGTGTCGGCCTGTGCGCGTTCGCGTTCTCGTTCGCGCTGGTGCCGCTGTACCGGATCGCCTGCGAGAAAGTGTTCGGCATCCGCCTGGAGCGTTCCGCCGTCGAGGGGCAGGTCGCAGCTCTTCCGGTCGAGGAGCGTTGGGTCACGGTCGAGTTCGACGGCGGCGTCAACTCCAAGCTGCCGTGGTCGTTCAGGCCCAACCAGACCACGATGCGGGTCCAGGTCGGCCAGCCCTACGACACCACCTACTACGCGCACAACGACAGCGATCGCATCATCGTCGGCAGTGCGGTGCCGTCGGTGGCGCCGGCGCGGGCCTCGGGCTACTTCAACAAGACAGAGTGCTTCTGCTTCACCGCGCAGACCCTGCATGCCGGCGAGACCCGCGACATGCCGGTGCGTTTCATCATCGATCCGGCGCTGCCGGCCGATGTCAGCACGGTCACGCTGTCGTACACGTTTTTCAAGAACGACGTTCTTACGGAACGTCTGGCTCTCTCCAACAATGACGTGCCGACCACGCAGCAGCTGGCAGCCTCCCCCCACGGGAACGCTGCCTCCGCTCCGCGTTCGGCACCCTGA
- a CDS encoding cytochrome c oxidase subunit 3 yields the protein MAQAHSPDANVYFVPHSSRWPFLGSIALFVTMIGLASWMNDAGWGGPVFLFGAALMIGVLFGWFGDVIRESIGGHYNKQVDTSFRMGMVWFIFSEVMFFAAFFGALFYARQFALPWLGGEGDGMMTHSLLWESFSNAWPTSGPGAVGGSFETIPAWGLPLLNTLILLTSGVTVTIAHHAIKANHRGQLLLFLGLTVLLGCVFLFFQAEEYIHAYRDLNLTLGSGIYGSTFFMLTGFHGLHVTLGTIMLAVIWFRCLKGHFSKDDHFAFEAVAWYWHFVDVVWLGLFLFVYVL from the coding sequence ATGGCCCAAGCCCACTCGCCAGACGCCAACGTCTACTTCGTCCCGCACAGCAGCCGCTGGCCGTTCCTCGGCTCGATCGCGCTGTTCGTGACCATGATCGGCCTCGCCAGCTGGATGAACGACGCCGGCTGGGGCGGCCCGGTATTCCTGTTCGGCGCCGCGTTGATGATCGGCGTGCTGTTCGGCTGGTTCGGCGACGTGATCCGCGAGTCGATCGGCGGCCACTACAACAAGCAGGTCGACACCTCGTTCCGGATGGGCATGGTGTGGTTCATCTTCTCCGAGGTGATGTTCTTCGCGGCCTTCTTCGGCGCGCTGTTCTACGCCCGCCAGTTCGCGCTGCCGTGGCTGGGTGGCGAGGGCGACGGGATGATGACCCACAGCCTGCTGTGGGAGAGTTTCAGCAATGCCTGGCCGACCAGCGGCCCGGGCGCGGTCGGTGGCAGCTTCGAGACCATCCCCGCCTGGGGTCTGCCGTTGCTCAACACCCTGATCCTGCTGACCTCGGGCGTTACCGTCACCATTGCCCACCATGCGATCAAGGCCAACCACCGTGGCCAGCTGCTGCTGTTCCTGGGCCTGACCGTGCTGCTGGGCTGCGTGTTCCTGTTCTTCCAGGCCGAAGAGTACATCCACGCCTACAGGGATCTGAACCTGACCCTGGGTTCGGGCATCTACGGCTCGACCTTCTTCATGTTGACCGGCTTCCACGGCCTGCACGTCACCCTCGGCACGATCATGCTGGCGGTGATCTGGTTCCGTTGCCTGAAGGGTCATTTCAGCAAGGACGATCACTTCGCGTTCGAGGCAGTGGCCTGGTACTGGCACTTCGTCGATGTGGTCTGGCTGGGCCTGTTCCTGTTCGTGTACGTGCTGTAA
- a CDS encoding SURF1 family protein, with protein MSRRRSLWTGWTLALLAIVLFANLGLWQSRRAVEKQAMLDAANAVLEQRSPRALAIASDPARAHGYDWAQGMGEFVDTPALLLDNQRHDGRAGVRAYRLFADDDGGLLLVDLGWLPLPGDRRMPAVPRADGRIAVRGLLAPPPSPGLAIGPAMARTATVDGEAWLLTRVELATIAESLALQAPPAARVLRLDPALPLGHARDLELLPNTLPPDKHRGYAVQWFALALAVLATALVLTFRRFK; from the coding sequence GTGAGCCGTCGACGCTCCCTGTGGACTGGCTGGACGCTGGCGCTGCTGGCGATCGTGCTGTTTGCCAACCTTGGCCTATGGCAGTCGCGACGGGCGGTGGAGAAGCAGGCCATGCTCGATGCCGCGAACGCGGTGCTGGAGCAGCGCAGTCCGCGTGCCTTGGCGATTGCGTCCGATCCGGCACGGGCACATGGGTATGACTGGGCGCAGGGGATGGGCGAATTCGTCGATACGCCAGCCCTGCTGCTCGACAACCAGCGACATGACGGGCGCGCCGGCGTGCGGGCCTACCGGCTGTTCGCCGACGACGATGGTGGCCTGCTGCTGGTCGACCTGGGCTGGTTGCCGTTGCCCGGCGACCGCCGGATGCCGGCGGTGCCGCGCGCGGACGGACGCATCGCGGTGCGCGGACTGTTGGCGCCACCGCCTTCGCCGGGGCTGGCGATTGGCCCGGCCATGGCAAGGACGGCGACCGTCGATGGTGAGGCCTGGCTGCTGACCCGGGTCGAGTTGGCTACGATCGCCGAATCTCTGGCACTGCAGGCGCCTCCGGCAGCCCGGGTGCTGCGGCTGGATCCGGCATTGCCACTGGGTCATGCGCGCGATCTGGAGTTGTTGCCCAACACGCTGCCGCCGGACAAGCATCGTGGCTATGCCGTGCAATGGTTCGCGCTGGCACTGGCGGTACTGGCCACCGCGCTGGTGCTGACGTTCCGGCGGTTCAAGTGA